The following coding sequences are from one Dreissena polymorpha isolate Duluth1 chromosome 8, UMN_Dpol_1.0, whole genome shotgun sequence window:
- the LOC127842472 gene encoding endoglucanase-like, with amino-acid sequence MSLYGESVGPRNVVLMLASRSQTILYKTMFLFTAKIDEYLKVMRIVIVALVVGGALVAEANQKCTGHPLMYNGKKCASTTRYADYHKGACGCGPADNDNQFPWNHSGFVVAANQALFDGAGGKWCGPSCGKCIKLTTTGGFVDGQGGATAEGQSRIFMITNLCPNEAPNLSWCSQQGSDGVNQYGYGAHFDLENGNNQITGIGWNNPEVTWEWADCNHGHALYGLTPLRSMWHTCQCSQHSGKK; translated from the exons ATGTCCTTGTATGGAGAGTCGGTTGGACCGCGTAACGTGGTTTTGATGTTGGCATCTAGGTCACAAACTATCTTATATAAGACAATGTTTCTCTTCACCGCTAAAATAGACGAATATTTAAAGGTCATGAGGATTGTTATCGTTGCCTTAGTAGTAGGGG GTGCGCTTGTGGCGGAGGCGAACCAGAAATGCACGGGGCACCCCTTGATGTACAACGGCAAGAAGTGCGCCTCCACGACTAGGTACGCGGACTACCACAAGGGCGCGTGCGGCTGCGGGCCCGCCGACAACGACAACCAG TTTCCATGGAACCACAGCGGGTTCGTAGTGGCAGCCAATCAGGCTCTGTTCGACGGTGCGGGCGGTAAATGGTGCGGTCCGTCATGCGGAAAATGTATCAAGCTTACCACAACTG GTGGTTTCGTCGATGGCCAAGGCGGAGCAACGGCCGAGGGTCAGTCAAGGATATTCATGATAACCAACCTCTGCCCCAACGAGGCCCCCAATTTGAGCTGGTGCAGTCAACAAGGGAGTGACGGTGTCAACCAGTACGGCTACGGAGCGCACTTTGACCTAGAAAACGGCAACAACCAGATCACCGGTATTGGCTGGAACAACCCGGAAGTGACGTGGGAATGGGCGGACTGCAACCACGGTCACGCCCTTTACGGCCTCACTCCCCTTCGTAGCATGTGGCATACGTGTCAGTGCTCACAACATAGTGGCAAAAAGTAA
- the LOC127842387 gene encoding endoglucanase-like: MYNGKPCASTTKYADGSKGACGCGPSENNDQFEWNHSGFVAAANQALFDAGGVTWCGGWCGKCVKLTTTGGFVDGQGQATGEGQSKVFMITNLCSNTYPTPSWCSQHASNGGVNQNGYGAHFNLQDGANQISGMGWDNPEVTWELIDCDAGHLDDWRTPNNGMYMTCQCG, translated from the exons ATGTACAACGGTAAGCCATGTGCCTCCACGACAAAATACGCTGACGGCAGCAAGGGCGCCTGCGGCTGCGGGCCCTCCGAGAACAACGACCAG TTCGAATGGAACCACAGCGGGTTCGTGGCTGCAGCCAATCAGGCTCTGTTCGACGCCGGAGGCGTTACCTGGTGCGGTGGATGGTGCGGAAAATGCGTCAAGCTAACCACCACCG GTGGTTTCGTCGATGGCCAGGGCCAGGCCACGGGCGAGGGTCAGTCGAAGGTGTTCATGATAACCAACCTCTGCTCTAACACGTACCCAACCCCGAGCTGGTGCAGTCAACACGCGAGTAACGGCGGGGTCAACCAGAATGGATACGGAGCGCACTTTAACCTCCAAGATGGCGCCAATCAGATCTCCGGTATGGGCTGGGATAACCCGGAAGTGACGTGGGAACTGATCGACTGTGACGCAGGCCACTTAGATGATTGGCGCACACCTAACAACGGGATGTACATGACGTGCCAGTGCGGATAG